In one window of Clarias gariepinus isolate MV-2021 ecotype Netherlands chromosome 10, CGAR_prim_01v2, whole genome shotgun sequence DNA:
- the chic1 gene encoding cysteine-rich hydrophobic domain-containing protein 1 isoform X1, producing the protein MSVLLPNMADFDTIYELEEEDERIVSEEHLARYCPEPVIMRGAGHITVFGLSNKFDTEFPSVLTGKVAPEEFKTSINRVNACLKKNLPVNVKWLLCGCLCCCCTVGCSLWPVICLNKRTRRSIQKLLEWENNRLYHKLGLHWKLSRRKCESNNMMEYVILIEFLPKYPIFRPD; encoded by the exons ATGAGCGTCTTACTGCCCAACATGGCGGACTTTGATACAATTTATGAGttagaagaagaagacgaaCGAATAGTGAGTGAAGAGCACCTCGCAAGATACTGCCCCGAACCTGTGATAATGCGAGGGGCAGGCCACATCACTGT GTTTGGACTTAGCAACAAATTTGACACAGAATTCCCATCTGTTCTGACAGGAAAG GTTGCCCCAGAAGAGTTCAAGACAAGCATCAACCGGGTAAATGCTTGCTTGAAGAAGAACTTACCAGTTAATGTGAAATGGCTACTGTGCGGCTGCTTGTGCTGTTGCTGTACTGTGGGCTGCAGTCTGTGGCCAGTCATATGCCTCAACAAGAGG ACACGGCGATCCATTCAGAAGTTATTAGAATGGGAAAACAACAGATTATATCACAAG CTGGGATTGCACTGGAAACTCAGTAGAAGAAAATGTGAGAGTAATAACATGATGGAATAT GTGATTCTTATAGAATTCTTACCGAAATATCCAATATTCAGACCGGACTAA
- the chic1 gene encoding cysteine-rich hydrophobic domain-containing protein 1 isoform X2, whose amino-acid sequence MADFDTIYELEEEDERIVSEEHLARYCPEPVIMRGAGHITVFGLSNKFDTEFPSVLTGKVAPEEFKTSINRVNACLKKNLPVNVKWLLCGCLCCCCTVGCSLWPVICLNKRTRRSIQKLLEWENNRLYHKLFLAGLLIDCRG is encoded by the exons ATGGCGGACTTTGATACAATTTATGAGttagaagaagaagacgaaCGAATAGTGAGTGAAGAGCACCTCGCAAGATACTGCCCCGAACCTGTGATAATGCGAGGGGCAGGCCACATCACTGT GTTTGGACTTAGCAACAAATTTGACACAGAATTCCCATCTGTTCTGACAGGAAAG GTTGCCCCAGAAGAGTTCAAGACAAGCATCAACCGGGTAAATGCTTGCTTGAAGAAGAACTTACCAGTTAATGTGAAATGGCTACTGTGCGGCTGCTTGTGCTGTTGCTGTACTGTGGGCTGCAGTCTGTGGCCAGTCATATGCCTCAACAAGAGG ACACGGCGATCCATTCAGAAGTTATTAGAATGGGAAAACAACAGATTATATCACAAG CTATTTTTGGCTGGGCTATTGATAGATTGCAGAGGCTGA